TTATTTTGAATTTAATGCCAAAAAAAGATGAAACAGAAGTGCAATTATTACGTTTATTGAGTAATACACCGCTACAGATCAATGTGGACTTTTTGCACATGAGTAGTCATAGAGCAAAAAACACCTCCAAAGATCACTTAAAACGTTTTTACCATCGATTTGACGAGGTCCAGGAAAATTATTATGATGGATTAATCATTACCGGAGCGCCTGTTGAGCAATTGCCTTTTGAAGAGGTAGATTACTGGCCGGAGTTGTCAGATATTTTTAAATGGAGTAAAACCCATGTTTTTTCGACGTTTCATATTTGCTGGGGCGCGCAAGCAGGTCTCTATTATCATCATAAAATCAATAAACATCAATTAGCTCAAAAAATATCTGGGATTTATTTGCACGATGTTCTTGATAGTGCCTGGAGTATTTTAAAGGGATTTGATGATGTTTTTTTTGCACCTCATTCCCGGTATACTACCGTTCAAAAAGCAGATATTGAAGCAACTGCAGAGCTTGACATTTTGGCGGAATCACAGGAAGCCGGCATTTTTTTAGTAGGGAATAAAAACAATCGTGCTTTCTACGCAATGGGACATTTAGAATATGATAGAGAGACACTAGAGCAAGAATTTAAACGGGATTTAGAGAAGGGGATCGACCCAGAGGTTCCAGCACATTATTTCCCGGATAACGACCAAGAAAAGACGCCTCAATTACGTTGGCACATGGCTGCCTCTCTGCTTTTTTCCAACTGGCTAAACTATGCAGTCTATCAAAATACGCCTTACGATTTAACTTCTTTATCCAAAGAACAAAATCAACTATAAAACAACAACTAGAAATCAATGGGAAGGATATCTTTTCATCGATTTCTAGTTGTTTCTATTTAAGAAGACGATAATTTTATTATGTTAACTGATTTTAGTTTTATTCTCAATTAATATCACTTAATTGAGAATGTATTCATAAATCACTTGTTTTCTAAGGTGAGTATATGATACTATTTATTATATAATAAATAGTATTGGAGGAATAGAAGTATGAAAGTTATCGTTTTAGGTTCATCTCATGGAGGTTATGAAGCAGTAGAGGAGTTATTGATCTCACATCCAGATGCAGAGATTCAATGGTACGAAAAAGGAGATTTTATTTCTTTTCTCTCTTGCGGGATGCAGCTTTATCTAGAAGGAAAGGTTAAAGATGTCAATTCAGTCCGTTACATGACTGCAGAGGGCATGGAGAGTAGAGGAGTCAATGTTTTTTCAAACACAGAGATTACTGCGATTAATCCGGAAGCACATAATGTTACTGTAAAAGATTTAGTCACTGGAACTGAACGTACTGAGGACTATGACAAACTTATTATCAGTCCCGGAGCTGTTCCATTTGAGTTGGATCTCCCAGGTAAAGACTTGGAGAATATCTATTTGATGCGCGGCAGAAAATGGGCCATCAAACTAAAACAAAAAACAGTAGATCCAGAAGTAAATAATGTTGTTGTCATTGGTAGTGGCTATATCGGAATTGAAGCAGCAGAATCATTTGCAAAAGCTGGGAAAAACGTAACAGTGATCGATATTTTAGATCGACCATTAGGTGTTTATCTTGATAAAGAATTTACAGATGTATTGACTGAAGAAATGGAAGCGAACAATATTAAAGTTGTAACTAACGAAACCGTTCAAAGCTATAAAGGCGATGGACATGTTCAAAAAGTTGTGACAGATAAGGGCGAATATGCTGCTGATCTAGTAGTTGTAGCGGTCGGTGTTCGTCCGAATACAGGTTGGCTAGAGGATACACTTGAGCTTCATCCTAATGGATTGATCAAGACAGATGAGTACATGCAGACAAGTGCTCCGGATGTATTTGCTGTTGGTGACGCAACCTTGATCAAATACAATCCTGGACAAACAGAGGTAAATATTGCGTTAGCTACGAATGCTAGAAAACAAGGTCGCTTTGCAGTGAAAAACTTAGAGGCTCCTATAAAACCATTCCCAGGAATTCAAGGTTCATCAGGACTAGCCGTATTTGATTATAAATTTGCTTCAACTGGTATCAATGAAGAAATGGCCAAAAAACTAAATAAACAAACAAAATCAGCATTAGTTGTTGAAGATTATTTAATGGACTTTAACCCGGATAAGCAAAAAGCATGGTTCAAGCTAGTTTACGATCCGGAAACGACACAAATTTTAGGCGCACAATTGATGTCCAAAGCTGATTTAACAGCAAATATCAATGCCATTTCATTAGCGATCAAAGCAAAAATGACGATCGAAGATTTAGCTTATGCAGATTTCTTCTTCCAACCTTCATTTGATAAACCTTGGAATATTATCAACACAGCAGCGCTAGAAGCAATGAAAAACGAAAGATAATAGCAGTAAAATAAAAAAACTGGAGCACAACTTTAAAAAGTTTTGTTTCAGTTTTTTTATTTTATACTAAACACCTGATCTAGGTTGTTTTAGTTGACGAGTTTCATTATAATTAAGTAGTTCTAATAAAAAGACTTTTTAATTTTGTTGAAATATCACTAATTTCCGAAAAGACTTTTTCTGAAAAGTCAGACAATTTTAAAAGATTGACTCATAATTTATAGAAGTAAGGAGTGCGAAATTTGATTACTAAAACAGCCTTAAGTCAAAAAGGTGATTATTGGATGAATATCACAACTGATGAGAAAGAAACACTAACAAAATTTTATCAGGAATATAAAATCGATGAAGAAATCGTCGCCTATTCATTAGATAAAAATGAACGAGCGCATTTAGATTACGATAAGAATACGAATACGTTCGTACTTATTTTTAATGTACCTAAGCTAGAAAAAATCGATGATCATTATGAAACAGTTCCAATGACTTTTATTGTTAAAGATACAAATTTAATTACAGTGACGAATAAAACGAATCATTATGTATTTTATGAAATGAAGAAATATTTGGAAAAAGATCTAAATACGACGATTTTTAGCTTCTTATTTGGTAGCTTATTTACATTGGTTGATTTGTTTTTTCCGTATGTAGAAGAGATGAATAGCGATCGAAAATTGATCAATAATAAACTGAAAGATAAGACAACGAAACAAAATCTTTTGTTACTATCGGATCTGGAAACTGGTATTGTTTATTTTGTGTCAGCATCAAAACAAAATGTTATGCTGCTGGAGCAAGTTAAAGCACATTATATTTATCGATTACTTAACGAGGAAGAGAAAGAGGAGCTAGAAGACGTATTGATCGAAGCGAAGCAACTCGTTGAAATGACGCAGCTATCTTCACAAATTTTACAACAATTATCCGGAACGTATAACAATGTACTGAACAATAATTTGAATGATACAATGAAGATTTTAACTGTATTATCGATATTACTGACTATTCCTACAATTATTACCGGTTTTTTTGGTATGAATATGCCTTTGCCTTTAGAACATAATGTTTTTGGATGGCTGATCACGATCTTGATTAGCGTGGCGTTATGGTTCGGTTTATCATTGATTTTACGAAGATTGATGAAATAATAGTAGGTTAAAAAGAAGGAGGATCAATAGTACATTGTTGATCGTCTTTCTTTTTTGCTTGATCTTAAACGACAGTTAATGGGAAATGGCTACAAGCTGATATCGATTAAAAAGGTATTTGAAGGTCGTATTTCATTTAATTAAAACTACTTTGTATAATGTATATTATGTTAACTAGAATAAGTTAAAAAAAGTTGATAACGTTTTTCGTACCTTCCTCCCTTGTTTTATCCGCTTAATCTTCTGCGTGATTCTTTCAACCTATTCTATATACTTTAGAGATAAAAAATAGCTATAAACCTTATAAGTTTATAGCTAGCTTCTCGTTTATGTTCCTTGTTTCATTATAGGATTGGTGACAATAATCTTGAGAAATTTTGTTTAAATCGTAACCAATGTGATTGCTCTTTGATCATTTCATCCGTTAGTAAAATACTTTGTTCGATGTCTTCTTTAAATAATTGAGTGAGTTTCCAAGAGAACTTCGTGTCATAGATAAATGTGCTTACTTCAAAATTTAATGCATAGCTTCTAATATCTTGATTTGTGGTGCCGACCATACAGATTTCATTGTCGATGATCATCGTTTTTGCATGTAAAAAGCCGTTTTGGTATAGATAAATTTTTATACCGCGTTTATGCAGATAATTTGCATAGTACTGAGTTGCGCGGTAAATAAACGGATGATCTGGCATACATGGGATCATGATACGTACATCGATTCCAGATCGAACAGCAATCAACAGTGCATTGATCATACTGTCATCAGGAATTAAATAAGGCGTTTGGATCCAGACAGATTTTTCGGCTGCTAAAATCATTTTTATAAATCCGCTTTTTAGAATCTCTTCTTCTGAATCCGGTCCATCAGAAACGATTTGCAAGGATAGATCTTCTAATTGATCATCCGCAGAGAATTGAAAATACTTGTCTAAATAGTCCATTTTCTTCGTGTCATCTGTAACAGACGCATTCCAATCCATGATAAAAATTTCCTGAAGAGAAAAAACTGAAGAACCGACAATTCGAATATGTGTATCTCGCCAGTAACCAAATTTTTTACTTTCTCCTAGGTGCTGATCACCGACATTAAAACCGCCTGTCCAGCCGATCTTTCCATCGATTACGACGATTTTTCTGTGTAAATGATAATTTAGTCTAGTCTTACTGATCATATTTTTAGAGGTAATAAAAGGTGCAACGTTCCCACCGGCAGCAACAAAGGAAGCAAAGAACTTTTTATTAGCGCCAGGCGAGCCCCATGGGTCATAAATCAAATAAACCTCTATCCCCTCTTTTACTTTTTCCTCCAATAGATCAAGAAACCTATTACCGATCTTATCGTTAAAAAAAGAATAATATTCGACATGGACAGTTTCTTTTGCATTACGGATATCATCAAATAGAGCTTCAAATTTTTCCTTACCATCCGTATAAAGCTCTATACTGTTACGCTTGCTTAGAGGAGAAGAATCCATATTTCTGAAATAACGATTAAGGACCCGAGCATCAGTTAATAAATTAATATTTAATCCGCTATCGGCTTTTAAATTATCTTTATCAACAATTTTTTTGATTTCTGCTATTTTCTGATTATCATAGTCAGTTAATTGAAATACTTTTTGCCCATTGATCCCTCTACCACAAAAGAGATAGATAATAAAGCCGATACCTGGTAAAAAAAGTAAAGTCATGATCCAGGCCAAAACACTCGAAATACTTCGTGGCTTTCTAAATACTGTAATAAGTGCTGCTGTCGTATTCAATACAAATAAACCCACAAGTATAAGGATAAAAATTCTCATTTCATTTCTCCCTTAAACACATAATATATTGATTATAGCAAAAACTATCCCTCACTCCAACATATAACTCTCTAATTTTTCATAATCGTTTTTGACTAAATTAAAGCGTAAATTTTTCGCTTTAATTTTGTTTAGCCTATTTAATTTCAGTCGATAGTGTACTATAATATGCAGATATCTTTAATTGAAAAGAGGAATTAGTAGGAATGGATATCAAGATGCTTGCAACTATTTTTTTTGTGAATTTTTCGTATATTACATTGAATACCATTCGCTTTATGCTGACAATGAAAGGGTATCGGTTGATTGCCCCGTTAGTTAGTATGGCAGAGATCACCATTTATGTTTTAGGCTTAAGCATGGTGTTGAATCGTTTGGATGAGCCGATCAATCTAATTGTTTATGCTCTAGGATATGCTGTCGGAATCAGTGTTGGAATCAAAATTGAAGACTATTTAGCTTTAGGCTATATCATGGTTACTGCGATCTTACCTTCCTCTACTGAACAACTGAACTTACCGGAAACATTAAGAGAAAATGGATATGGCGTAACTCAAAGTTTTGGTATTGGTCGCGAAGGCGAACGAATGATTCTTGAAATTCTTTCGCCTCGTAAAAATGAACGGAGCTTGTATAAACTGATCAACGAAAAAGAACCTAGAGCGTTTATCATTTCTTATGAACCCAAGTTTATTTCAGGTGGTTTCTGGACTAAAAAAGTACGGAAACGAAATAGTTAACTAAAAAAGAGCAGTATCTAACTTACTTTAGACGCTGCTCTTTTAGCTAAGTTGTTTTTAAGTTTACATAACATATTTATTGGTAACTTAGTATGCGAAATAATGCAAAACATCAGTATTAGGAAAATAATAATGAAACAACTGAGAGTATAGTTGTTTTTTATAAAACACTCGTTCATTGTTATCTTCAATACCTTCCCAAAGCGGAGATAGCAATTTTTTGAGTGTGTTTATCTCGTCTACTTCCGATAAATTGTCGTTTTCTAAAATCGGTGACGTCAATGAAAAGGTTGTATCTGAAGTCTTTTCTAGATCGTTGGTGACTAAAAGTGCCTCCTGAAAAATATTTCTTTTCAGTTGTCTGGACGTAGCTCTTTTACTAGAACGTATGACTTTTAAAGCTTGAGTGATGAAATAATCAATGTCAACATCACCGATTAGTCGCTCAAGTGGTTTAAATGTATCTGGCAAAGCAGCTCTCTTAGTGAGTAGAGAAAAATAATCGGCCAAAGAAAGCGGAAAGGTATCTTCTAAATGAAGAGCAATAAATCGTAACTTTTCATTCCCCTCTTCTACTCTTTTCACAAAAGTAGTAGACGTTTCAGCTGTTTTTATACCAAAAAAATAGTCCGTATCATCATCAAAGAATAATGACCACAAGATCTCCCCAAAAAACGGTTCTTGACTGCTCGTTTTTTTCATTGATTCATCCAGAAATATTTGAGTAGAAGCTGGGATCTTTAGCCGCTTTTCCTGAGAAAAAATGGGTATGGATAAATAGTAGCGTCGATTTTTCCTTTGGATTATTCCATGACTAATCATCTGTTCTAAATAGAGTTCTAAATTTTCTGTCGTTGGTATAGCAGTCTTTAATTGTCGTAAAATAGGTTCTTGTTCCTGATTGCCTATCAAATACGTCATGATTTGTTCAAATAATGGTTCTGAGATCAATTTATCTAATTGTGCGGCTCGCTCTCTTTTATAATAGTAGATTACCTTTTCCAAAGCTCGACCTCGCTTTCTTTTTTTCATAAGAAAAAGCTTAGAAAATAACCCGAAGAGTTATGTCCCAAGCTTTTCGACTAACATATTCAGCTTAACTAAATACTTCAGTTAATTGAGGAACTACTTGTTTTTTACGTGAAACGACACCATTTAAAAATGCGCGGTTATTATCTAGAGTTACATTGAAAGCAGATTCTACCTTATCCAGTGAATCACCAATGACTAGCAACTCAGAATCGCTATTCAAAATATCTGTAATAATTAGAACGAATAAATCGTACCCATTCGTTGCATTTTCATTTTTCATAGCCGCTTCCAGCTCTTCCTGGCGGTCTAATACTTCATTTAGGTCAACTGTATTCACTTGAGCGATTCGAACGTTTTTAGAGCCCATTGGGAAGCTTTTTGCATCTAAGTCCAATAAGACCTCAGCTGATTTATCGCTTAGATTCGTTCCAGCTTTTAACATATCTAGTCCATAGCCATTCAAATTGATTTCTGCGATATCTGCCAGTTCATGAGCTGCATCGATATCTTCTTGAGTACAAGTTGGTGATTTAAATAGTAACGTATCAGAGATGATCGCAGAGACCATCATTCCTGCGATTTGTTTCGGTACAACAATATTATTTTCTTTAAACAACTTCAAAACGATCGTACTTGTACAGCCGACAGGTTCTGCACGATAATATAATGGATCAGCTGTCTCGAAGTTTGCGATACGATGGTGATCAACAACAGCTAAAATCGTTACATCTGCAATATCTGAAACGCTTTGCTGAAATTCATTGTGATCGACTAACATTACTTGATTCGTTTCTTCAGAAACGCTCTCGATCACTCGAGGTGCGTCAACGTTAAAATAGTCTAAAGCATATTGTGTCTCTTCACTTGGTGCACCTAAAGCTACCGCTTCAGTATCCTTTCCAAGTTCCTTTTGTAAATAAGCAAAACTGATCGCTGCACCGATTGCATCAGTATCAGGATTTTTGTGTCCAAAAACAAGAATTTTTGACATTATAAGGGTTCACTCCTTCTTTTTTCTTCATTATTAATAATAACAAAAAATAGAAAAGAAACAACAATATTTGCTGCACTTTTCTATTTTTGATACTTATCTGCTTGCATATCCTTGATAGTCCGCAACATGTAGTAGTTTTTTTGCGTTCGTCACGCGGTCTTCTGTTGGAGGATCGATCCCTTTTAAAGGGTAATCCAAGCCTAATTCGTCCCATTTATATTTACCCATCACATGATAAGGTAAAACTTCAACCTTATCAACGTTTTTAAGTGTCTTGATAAAAGAATCTAGACGAACTAAATATTCATCATAATCACTACGTTCAGGAACTAATACGTGTCTGATCCAAACGGGCTTCCCTATTTCTGAAAGATACTGAGCCATCTCAAGAATATTTTCATTACCTAAGGATGTTAATAGCTTGTGTTGTTCATTGTCGATATGCTTGATATCGAATAATAATAAATCAGTATAGTTCATTAGTTCTTGAAATTGGCTGAAAAATGGCTCTTCTCTTGTGAAAGGTTTCCCACAAGTGTCGATCGTTGTATGTATGCCTTTGTCTTTTGCTTTTTTAAATAAGTCTGTTAGAAATTCAAGCTGTAGTAATGGTTCGCCACCACTGACAGTGATTCCGCCTTTTTCGCCCCAATAAGAACGATACTTGATCGCTTCTTCTAATACTTCATCTGTTGTGACTTCGCGGCCGCCTGAGCCTATTTTCCATGTATCAGGGTTGTGGCAAAATTGACAACGCATACGGCACCCTTGTGTAAATACGATGAAGCGGACACCAGGTCCATCAACCGTTCCAAAATTTTCTGTAGAATGGATTCTACCAATTACAGGTGTCGTCATTTCGATTCCTCATTTCTTTTTTAGAAAAAAGGGATGACACGAGGTCACCCCTTCAATTGTATGTTCTTACAGTCTGTCGTGTGAAGTTCTAGAAATAACGTCTGCTTGTTGCTCAGGAGTTAAGTCACGGAATTTCACGGCATATCCAGATACACGGATCGTTAAGTTCGGATATTTTTCTGGATGTGCTTGTGCATCTAAAAGTAATTCATTTGTGAATACGTTAACGTTCAAGTGGTAACCACCTTTATCAAAGTAGCCGTCCATTACGTTACGTAGATTGTCGATTCTTGTTTCATCATCTTTACCTAAACCGTTAGGGTTGATTGTTTGTGTATTAGAAATACCATCCAATGCACTTGTGTATTCAAGTCTAGCAGTTGAGTTAAGTGAAGCTAAAAGACCATTTTTCTCACCTAAGAATTTTCCGTCTTGGTAACTTGGGTTAGCACCTGGTGCCAATGGTTTACCTGCACGACGGCCATCTGGTAAGTTACCAGTTGCTTTACCATAAACAACATTAGAAGTAATTGTTAATAATGATGTCGTTGGTTTCGCATTGCGGTATGTGTGTTGACGTCTGATTTGTGTCATAAAGTATTCAAGGATCCAGTTAGCCATTGCATCTGCTTCTTCATTATCGTTACCATAAGTTGGGAACTCATTTTGAGGAACATAGTCAATTGCTAAGCCATCTTCGTCACGAATTACTTGTACATTACCATGTTTGATCGCCATAACTGAGTCAGCAGCATGTGAAATCCCTGCAATACCAGTTGCGAATGTACGTTGTAAGTTACTTTCCATGAAGGCTAATTGTGCTGCTTCATATGAGTATTTATCATGCATGTAGTGAATAACATTCAATGTATTTACATATAATTCAGCTAACCAATCCATGATATCTTTGTAACGGTCGATAAATTCGTTGTAGTCTAAAGTATCGCCAGTCATTGGACGGAATTTAGGAGCAACTTGCATTTTTGTTTTTTCGTCTACCCCACCGTTGATCGCGTAAAGCACAGCTTTTGCTAAGTTTGCACGAGCGCCGAAGAATTGCATATCTTTACCCATAACTGTTGCAGACACACAACAAGCGATC
This sequence is a window from Enterococcus wangshanyuanii. Protein-coding genes within it:
- the pflA gene encoding pyruvate formate-lyase-activating protein → MTTPVIGRIHSTENFGTVDGPGVRFIVFTQGCRMRCQFCHNPDTWKIGSGGREVTTDEVLEEAIKYRSYWGEKGGITVSGGEPLLQLEFLTDLFKKAKDKGIHTTIDTCGKPFTREEPFFSQFQELMNYTDLLLFDIKHIDNEQHKLLTSLGNENILEMAQYLSEIGKPVWIRHVLVPERSDYDEYLVRLDSFIKTLKNVDKVEVLPYHVMGKYKWDELGLDYPLKGIDPPTEDRVTNAKKLLHVADYQGYASR
- a CDS encoding magnesium transporter CorA family protein; this encodes MITKTALSQKGDYWMNITTDEKETLTKFYQEYKIDEEIVAYSLDKNERAHLDYDKNTNTFVLIFNVPKLEKIDDHYETVPMTFIVKDTNLITVTNKTNHYVFYEMKKYLEKDLNTTIFSFLFGSLFTLVDLFFPYVEEMNSDRKLINNKLKDKTTKQNLLLLSDLETGIVYFVSASKQNVMLLEQVKAHYIYRLLNEEEKEELEDVLIEAKQLVEMTQLSSQILQQLSGTYNNVLNNNLNDTMKILTVLSILLTIPTIITGFFGMNMPLPLEHNVFGWLITILISVALWFGLSLILRRLMK
- the metA gene encoding homoserine O-acetyltransferase MetA, translating into MPIRVPKELPAIKVLEKENIFVMDEDRAMHQDIRPLQLLILNLMPKKDETEVQLLRLLSNTPLQINVDFLHMSSHRAKNTSKDHLKRFYHRFDEVQENYYDGLIITGAPVEQLPFEEVDYWPELSDIFKWSKTHVFSTFHICWGAQAGLYYHHKINKHQLAQKISGIYLHDVLDSAWSILKGFDDVFFAPHSRYTTVQKADIEATAELDILAESQEAGIFLVGNKNNRAFYAMGHLEYDRETLEQEFKRDLEKGIDPEVPAHYFPDNDQEKTPQLRWHMAASLLFSNWLNYAVYQNTPYDLTSLSKEQNQL
- a CDS encoding DUF1803 domain-containing protein, producing the protein MEKVIYYYKRERAAQLDKLISEPLFEQIMTYLIGNQEQEPILRQLKTAIPTTENLELYLEQMISHGIIQRKNRRYYLSIPIFSQEKRLKIPASTQIFLDESMKKTSSQEPFFGEILWSLFFDDDTDYFFGIKTAETSTTFVKRVEEGNEKLRFIALHLEDTFPLSLADYFSLLTKRAALPDTFKPLERLIGDVDIDYFITQALKVIRSSKRATSRQLKRNIFQEALLVTNDLEKTSDTTFSLTSPILENDNLSEVDEINTLKKLLSPLWEGIEDNNERVFYKKQLYSQLFHYYFPNTDVLHYFAY
- a CDS encoding manganese-dependent inorganic pyrophosphatase; its protein translation is MSKILVFGHKNPDTDAIGAAISFAYLQKELGKDTEAVALGAPSEETQYALDYFNVDAPRVIESVSEETNQVMLVDHNEFQQSVSDIADVTILAVVDHHRIANFETADPLYYRAEPVGCTSTIVLKLFKENNIVVPKQIAGMMVSAIISDTLLFKSPTCTQEDIDAAHELADIAEINLNGYGLDMLKAGTNLSDKSAEVLLDLDAKSFPMGSKNVRIAQVNTVDLNEVLDRQEELEAAMKNENATNGYDLFVLIITDILNSDSELLVIGDSLDKVESAFNVTLDNNRAFLNGVVSRKKQVVPQLTEVFS
- a CDS encoding FAD-dependent oxidoreductase → MKVIVLGSSHGGYEAVEELLISHPDAEIQWYEKGDFISFLSCGMQLYLEGKVKDVNSVRYMTAEGMESRGVNVFSNTEITAINPEAHNVTVKDLVTGTERTEDYDKLIISPGAVPFELDLPGKDLENIYLMRGRKWAIKLKQKTVDPEVNNVVVIGSGYIGIEAAESFAKAGKNVTVIDILDRPLGVYLDKEFTDVLTEEMEANNIKVVTNETVQSYKGDGHVQKVVTDKGEYAADLVVVAVGVRPNTGWLEDTLELHPNGLIKTDEYMQTSAPDVFAVGDATLIKYNPGQTEVNIALATNARKQGRFAVKNLEAPIKPFPGIQGSSGLAVFDYKFASTGINEEMAKKLNKQTKSALVVEDYLMDFNPDKQKAWFKLVYDPETTQILGAQLMSKADLTANINAISLAIKAKMTIEDLAYADFFFQPSFDKPWNIINTAALEAMKNER
- the cls gene encoding cardiolipin synthase — its product is MRIFILILVGLFVLNTTAALITVFRKPRSISSVLAWIMTLLFLPGIGFIIYLFCGRGINGQKVFQLTDYDNQKIAEIKKIVDKDNLKADSGLNINLLTDARVLNRYFRNMDSSPLSKRNSIELYTDGKEKFEALFDDIRNAKETVHVEYYSFFNDKIGNRFLDLLEEKVKEGIEVYLIYDPWGSPGANKKFFASFVAAGGNVAPFITSKNMISKTRLNYHLHRKIVVIDGKIGWTGGFNVGDQHLGESKKFGYWRDTHIRIVGSSVFSLQEIFIMDWNASVTDDTKKMDYLDKYFQFSADDQLEDLSLQIVSDGPDSEEEILKSGFIKMILAAEKSVWIQTPYLIPDDSMINALLIAVRSGIDVRIMIPCMPDHPFIYRATQYYANYLHKRGIKIYLYQNGFLHAKTMIIDNEICMVGTTNQDIRSYALNFEVSTFIYDTKFSWKLTQLFKEDIEQSILLTDEMIKEQSHWLRFKQNFSRLLSPIL
- a CDS encoding DUF2179 domain-containing protein; this translates as MDIKMLATIFFVNFSYITLNTIRFMLTMKGYRLIAPLVSMAEITIYVLGLSMVLNRLDEPINLIVYALGYAVGISVGIKIEDYLALGYIMVTAILPSSTEQLNLPETLRENGYGVTQSFGIGREGERMILEILSPRKNERSLYKLINEKEPRAFIISYEPKFISGGFWTKKVRKRNS